From the genome of Oncorhynchus masou masou isolate Uvic2021 unplaced genomic scaffold, UVic_Omas_1.1 unplaced_scaffold_5659, whole genome shotgun sequence:
gggtcttgATCAGCCTTACTTCAGGGTTTCACctcgagagtaatgggcaggtggagagagtgaactaggatgtgggcaggtttctgtggTCCTATTGCCAGTTCCGGCCGGGGGAGTGTGTggagttcgtgccctgggccgagatggcacagaattcgctccaccactcctccactaacatCTCTTccttccagtgcgtactgggCAACCAGCAGGTTCTGGCGCCTTGGCATCAGGGTCAGACCGAGGTTCCTGCGGTGGACTACTGGTTCAGGCGCGCGGAGGAGACATGGGAAGCCATCCGTGTCCACCTTCAGCAGGCCGTGACACGCCAGAAGGTTACTGCAGATcgccaccgcagtgagaccccggTGTTTGTACCGGGGGACCGGTTCTGGCTCTTGAcccaaaacctgcccctccgcctgccctgccggaagctgggtccgcggtttgtggggccatttaaagtcctgaggagaatgaacaaggtttgttataggttacagcttccacCTGATTACCGTAtgaacccctcgttccatgtgtctctcctcaggccggtggtggctggcctgCTCCAGGAGTTTGAGGTGCGGGAGATTCCTCCGCCCCTTCTGGACATCGGGGGCCGTGGCGTACTCCATTCGCTCCATACTGGATTCGAGGCGCCAGGCCTTCAGtatctcgtggagtgggaggggtacggtctggaggagaggtgctgggttccggtcgAGGACGTGTTGGACCAATCTATGCTGCAGGAGTTCCACCGTCTacgtccggatcgccctgcgcctcgccctccgggtcgtccccgaggccggtgtcgacacGCTGCTGGAGCCGCGCATCAGGGGGTGGTTACTGTCACGACTTCGGCCGAacttggtccctctccttgttcgggcggcgttcgttgtcgccgaccttctagccatcgctgatcctcttttaattttcctttggttttgtcttgtatcacacctggttccaatcccattcattacatgtgtgtatttaaccctctgttccccctcattgTCCTTGCCGGTGATTGTTTGTTTGTAAGCTTTGTGCAAGATATgttctggtgtgcgacgggttttgtacccacttgtATTATTTAGTATATTTTGGTTTTTGAGCACTTATTATACCAAGTTCgatctcctgcacctgacttccctgccaccagcacgcacTCTTACACAGTACCTCCACAGcagcacacacagagatatacattCTAGATATACAGTGCCTGCACATAAGCAGACAGAGCTATAGAGTCTAGATATACAGTACCTCCACAGaagcacacacagagatatacattCTAGATATACAGTGCCTGCACATAAGCAGACAGAGCTATAGAGTCTAGATATACAGCACCGCCACAGAAGCACACACAGAGTTATAAAGTCTAAATATACAGTACCTCCACAGcagcacacacagagatatacattCTAGATATACAGTGCCTGCACATAAGCAGACAGAGCTATAGAGTCTAGATATACAGCACCGCCACAGAAGCACACACAGAGTTATAAAGTCTAAATATACAGTACCTCCACAGcagcacacacagagatatacattCTAGATATACAGTGCCTGCACATAAGCAGACAGAGCTATAGAGTCTAGATATACAGCACCGCCACAGAAGCACACACAGAGTTATAAAGTCTAAATATACAGTACCTCCACAGcagcacacacagagatatacattCTAGATATACAGTGCCTGCACATAAGCAGACAGAGCTATAGAGTCTAGATATACAGCACCGCCACAGAAGCACACACAGAGTTATAAAGTCTAAATATACAGTACCTCCACAGcagcacacacagagatatacattCTAGATATACAGTGCCTGCACATAAGCAGACAGAGCTATAGAGTCTAGATATACAGCACCGCCACAGaagcacacacagagatataAATTCTAGATATACCCTCTACCTCCACTAAGCACATAGCAATGTACAGAAACATACATTCACACTTCAAAACACTGATATCAGAAAACATATCTCTATTCTTCCCGGTGTCACACTTTATTCCTTCCCCTCTAACTTCCCCCTAGTTCCTACCACTGTGTAGACAGCAGAGTAGATGCTGAGGGCCGCGTCCTTGGAGGGGAAGGACTTGCGTGCAGACGCAACCAGGTAGGGGTTCCCAGTGCAGGCGCGGCGCTCTGTGATGTACTGCATGGGGGACTGGCAGCCCAAGACTGTGTAGTTGGGGCGGCAGGCAGACAGGAAGTGAGGGGTCTGGTTTCCTGTCACCACCTGGCCTGCATTGGCGAAGATGGTGGTGGCGAAGAGGCCAAAGGAGTAGACgcctgagggggtggaggaggagaacgggggtggaggaggagaacgggggtggaggaggtggagggtgaggggagaggatgggggaggagagagagagggataggaagagagggagaggagaagggagaaatagagagacagacgagatggcagagagagataaAAACCCTTCATTCTATGTTGAATGACAGTAGTGAGGCAGCATGCCCAATATATTGCACAATATATTAGGACCAATATACACCAGGTTTAATATGGTCTAATGTACAGTGGGACCTATAGCCGAGGCTCACCCAGAAAGCGTACTATCCTGCGGAGGAGGGGGTTGAAGTAACAGCAGTCAGCCGTCACAATGGTCTTCTCCTGAGCCCCTCCGCTTTCACAAAGAACGTTGTCACCTCTCCAATCAGAATCtacagacagacgaacagacggacggatggacagacagacagagagaaaggcagagaggttAGTGTAAAGCACTGAAAGCTATGAGCAAATCCAAACCCACTACATAAGAACGGTATCCTGTATTTGTTCACAGTATACTCAGTTCTTGTATATGGCATTATTTATGTCTAGTTTCAGGTGGGTACTGGTTtagtgtggagaggaggtgggtactggtttagtgtggagaggaggtggggactgGTTTAttgtggagaggaggtgggtattggtttagtgtggagaggagggggtacaGGTTTAGTGTTGAGAGGAGGTGGGGACTGGTTTAGTGTGGCGAGGAGGTGGGTATTGGTTTAGTGTGGAGAGGAGCTGGGTACTGGTTTGGTGTAGAGAGGAGGTGGGTACTGGTTTagtgtggtggggaggtggaaaCTGGTCTActgttagagatataactactgtatagagatataacaactgtatagagatataactactgcaTAGAGATATAACaactgtatagagatataactactgcaTAGAGACATAACTACTGTATAtcgatataactactgttagagatataactactgtatagagatataactactgttagagatacactataactactgtatagagatataactactgtatagagatataactactgttagagatacactataactactgtatagagatataactactgttagaaatataactactgttagcgatataactactgttagagatacactataactactgtatagagatataactactgttagagatacactataactactgtatatagatataactactgttagatatataactactgtatagagatataactactgttagaaatataactactgttagagatacactataactactgtatagagatataactactgttagagatacactataactactgtatatacatataactactgttagagatacactataactactgtatatagatataactactgttagatatataactactgtatagagatataactactgttagaaatataactactgttagagatacactataactactgtatagatatataactactgttagagatacactataactactgtatatacatataactactgttagatatataactactgtatagagatataactactgttagaaatataactactgttagagatacactataactactgtatagagatataactactgcatagagatacactataactactgtatagcgATATAACTcctgtatagagatataactactgttagagatataactactgtatagagatataactactgtatagagatacactataactactgtatatagatataactactgtatagagatacactataactaccgttagagatataactactgtatatagatataactactgtatagagatataactactgttagagatacactataactactgtatagagatataactactgtatagagatataactactgttagagatacactataactactgtatagagatataactactgttagaaatataactactgttagcgatataactactgttagagatacactataactactgtatagagatataactactgttagagatacactataactactgtatatagatataactactgttagatatataactactgtatagagatataactactgttagaaatataactactgttagagatacactataactactgtatagagatataactactgttagagatacactataactactgtatatacatataactactgttagagatacactataactactgtatatagatataactactgttagatatataactactgtatagagatataactactgttagaaatataactactgttagagatacactataactactgtatagagatataactactgttagagatacactataactactgtatatacatataactactgttagatatataactactgtatagagatataactactgttagaaatataactactgttagagatacactataactactgtatagagatataactactgcatagagatacactataactactgtatagcgATATAACTcctgtatagagatataactactgttagagatataactactgtatagagatataactactgtatagagatacactataactactgtatatagatataactactgtatagagatacactataactaccgttagagatataactactgtatatagatataactactgtatagagatacactataactaccgttagagatataactactgttagagatacactataactactgtatagagatataactactgttagagatacactataactactgtatatagatataactactgttagatatataactactgtatagagatataactactgttagaaatataactactgttagagatacactataactactgtatagagatataactactgttagagatacactataactactgtatatacatataactactgttagatatataactactgtatagagatataactactgttagaaatataactactgttagagatacactataactactgtatagagacataaCTACtgcatagagatacactataactactgtatagcgATATAACTcctgtatagagatataactactgttagagatataactactgtatagagatataactactgtatagagatataactactgtatatagatataactactgtatatagatataactacagtatagagatataactactgtatagcgATATAACTACTGCATagagataactactgtatatagatataactactgtatatagatataactactgtatagagatataactactgtatagcgATATAACTACTGCATagagataactactgtatatagatataactactgttagagatataactactgtatatagatataactactgttagagacataactactgtacagagatataactactgtatagagatataactactttatatatatatatatataactactgcatagagatataactactgtatatagatataactactgtatagagatataactactgttagagatataactactgttagagatataactactgtatatagatataactactgttagagatataactactgtatagagatataactactgtatagagatataactactgtatagagatataactactgttagagatataactactgtataaatatataactaccgttagagatataactactgtatatagatataactactgtatagagatataactactgttagagatataactactgtacagagacataactactgttagagatataactactgtatagagatataactactgtatagagatataactactgttagagatacactataactactgtatagagatataactactgttagaaatataactactgttagcgatataactactgttagagatacactataactactgtatagagatataactactgttagagatacactataactactgtatatagatataactactgttagatatataactactgtatagagatataactactgttagaaatataactactgttagagataaactataactactgtatagagatataactactgttagagatacactataactactgtatatacatataactactgttagagatacactataactactgtatatagatataactactgttagatatataactactgtatagagatataactactgttagaaatataactactgttagagatacactataactactgtatagagatataactactgttagagatacactataactactgtatatacatataactactgttagatatataactactgtatagagatataactactgttagaaatataactactgttagagatacactataactactgtatagagatataactactgcatagagatacactataactactgtatagcgATATAACTcctgtatagagatataactactgttagagatataactactgtatagagatataactactgtatagagatacactataactactgtatatagatataactactgtatagagatacactataactaccgttagagatataactactgtatatagatataactactgtatagagatacactataactaccgttagagatataactactgttagagatacactataactactgtatagagatataactactgttagagatacactataactactgtatatagatataactactgttagatatataactactgtatagagatataactactgttagaaatataactactgttagagatacactataactactgtatagagatataactactgttagagatacactataactactgtatatacatataactactgttagatatataactactgtatagagatataactactgttagaaaTATAACTACtgcatagagatacactataactactgtatagcgATATAACTcctgtatagagatataactactgttagagatataactactgtatagagatataactactgtatagagatataactactgtatatagatataactactgtatatagatataactacagtatagagatataactactgtatagcgATATAACTACTGCATagagataactactgtatatagatataactactgtatatagatataactactgtatagagatataactactgtatagcgATATAACTACTGCATagagataactactgtatatagatataactactgttagagatataactactgtatatagatataactactgttagagacataactactgtacagagatataactactgtatagagatataactactttatatatatatatatatataactactgcatagagatataactactgtatatagatataactactgtatagagatataactactgttagagatataactactgttagagatataactactgtatatagatataactactgttagagatataactactgtatagagatataactactgtatagagatataactactgtatagagatataactactgttagagatataactactgtataaatatataactaccgttagagatataactactgtatatagatataactactgtatagagatataactactgttagagatataactactgtacagagacataactactgttagagatataactactgttagagatataactactgtatagagatataactactgtatagaaatgcaactactgtatagagatataactactgaatagagatataactactgaaTAGAGATGCAACTACcgttagagatataactactgttagagaaacactataactactgtatagagatataactactgttagagatataactactgtatagagatgcaactactgtatatagatataactaccgttagagatataactactgtatagagatataactactgtatagagatgcAACTACcgttagagatataactactgtacagaGATATAACTTCTgcatagagatataactactgttagagatataactactgtatagagatataactactgtatatatatatataactgctgcatagagatataactactgtatatagataaaactactgtatagagatataactactgcatagagatataactactgtacagaGATATAACTTCTgcatagagatataactactgtatatagatataactactgtatagagatataactactgttagagatataactactgtatatagatataactgccgttagagatataactactgttagagatataactactgtatatagacataactactgtatagagatataactactgttagagatataactactgtacagagacataactactgttagagatataactactgtatagagatataactactgtatagaaatgcaactactgtatagagatataactactgttagagaaacactataactactgtatagagatataactactgtatagagatataactactgtatagagatgcaactactgtatatagatataactactgttagagatataactactgtatagagatataactactgtatagagatgcAACTACcgttagagatataactactgtacagaGATATAACTTCTgcatagagatataactactgttagagatataactactgtatagagatataactactgtatatatatataactgctgcatagagatataactactgtatagagatataactactgtatatatatatataactactgtatagagatataactactgttagagatataactactgttagagatataactactgtatagagatataactactgtatagagatgtaactactgttagagatataactactgtacagagatataactactgttagagatataactactgtacagagatataactactgttagagatataactactgttagagatataactactgtacagagatataactactgttagaggtataactactgtatagagatatcTAGTTCTATTGATAGTTCTATATACATTGATACTGCTGCTTAACACAGCGGACAAGATTTACCATGTGACATGGTTGTAAACTGTTTTTCTGGCTGAGAAGACGTCATTAGCTAACCAGATTACAACCACGTAGACATTGTTTTACTGTTTGCAAAAATAAAAGGGTGTAAAAAACATCCTTTTATAACCAGTAAACAACCTGACCAGAACATCAGGAAAACGTTGTCACAGTACATCCAGTTTTGCCCCACTGGCATTTACAACAGCCATGGTTCAGCAGGGTTATGCCTTCCCAATAGTACCCATGTATAGTAACGACCAAAAGTAGTCTTAAAcgggtctgtgtcccaaatggcaccctattccatgcatagtgcactacttttgaccagggtccatggggttctggttaaaagtagtgcactataggatAATAGGTTGCCATGTGGGATGCAAACGATGCTATTCATATGCATGGTCTCTGTCCCTACGGGTGCTGAGCTCTGAAGATGACTCAACCACATCACAGGCTAACGCTAATACTGTCTCCTCTCATTCCCCTTCACTCTACACAGGCCTGAGGGCCCCGCTGAGGGCTCAGATGTTAGCGTACACTCCGAGAaacagggttccaaaagggttcttcggccgTCCCCATAGGATCATATTTTGGGGTTCCAGGAAGAACGCCTTTCCAcagaaggttctacatggaacccaaaagggttctcccgTTGAGACAGCCACagaaacccttttttctaagattgTAAGTacgtgcgggtgtgtgtgtgtgtgtgtgtgtgtgtgtgtgtgtgtgtgtgtgtgtgtgtgtgtgtgtgtgtgtgtgtgtgtgtgtgtgtgtgtgtgtgtgtgtgtgtgtgtgtgtgtgtgtgtgtgtgtgtgtctgtgtgcgtgcgtgcgtgcgtgcgtctgttTACCGCTCCATAGCCCGAGAAGGGCCATGTAGTGGCAGAAATCTAGGTCTGGGTCTTCTAATCATCTGTCAGAGTGTGAGAGTCACACTTGAAGGCTTGGCTGTCTTGAATAGcagaggagaagtgaggagaggagacgggaggagaggaggaggagatgtgtaGGGCTTTGTAGGATCCTTGATCCTTCCCTTGTGATGTCAGACTATCTGAAGTAATGTGAAGGCTGTGCAAGAGCAGAACAATGTTTTTCAAATAGAAGGAACAGTATCTAGCATCAGAGAATACTCTTTTCAGGGATTCCCAAACTCTTTAGATACATTTTTCAAAAGCCTGGATGAATGCTGAAGTTCAATTTAAATCTTATTACATACTGATCTAAACACATAAtcttccatgtagaaccctttacacagagggttctacatggaacccaaaatagttctacctggaaccaaaaaaggttattcaaagggttgtcctatggggacagccgaagaacccttttagggtCTAGattgcacctttttttct
Proteins encoded in this window:
- the LOC135536179 gene encoding LOW QUALITY PROTEIN: phospholipid phosphatase-related protein type 2-like (The sequence of the model RefSeq protein was modified relative to this genomic sequence to represent the inferred CDS: inserted 1 base in 1 codon); translation: ILIGEVTTFFVKAEGXQEKTIVTADCCYFNPLLRRIVRFLGVYSFGLFATTIFANAGQVVTGNQTPHFLSACRPNYTVLGCQSPMQYITERRACTGNPYLVASARKSFPSKDAALSIYSAVYTVMYVTLVFRTKGTRLTKPTLCLTLLSLAVLVGVVRVTEYRNHWGDVLAGYLTGGAIAAFLVTCVINNFQQTASALPPLPPQRPQTPHGMLLSTLPRVESPLEKLSCPQ